Proteins encoded together in one Luteibaculum oceani window:
- a CDS encoding PorP/SprF family type IX secretion system membrane protein, with the protein MKKVLFILAGVLIGHFAQAQNLITHYSYQLNWFNINPGFAAIEPGLTAVVNPHTQWVGMDGNPTNSMFGLYGQYGDNMGLGAKIIVDKRGYFSNFSAEGVYAYTAKIDEQSSLNFGISMGLYQTRLNTQDLINDQYTDASDPTVTTLYFDESQFLSGFGMVYQNKELTLGVSAPHLIVTGRPISDHLFFIAGYKFDVPESKLKIAPSIVHQNITRSPSITDLGIAFEWDQKAWFKFVQRTNRTSVFAMGFNVNQFRFSYAYSLASRAMSGASSGSHELGIIMNFSAFNFQTNTVD; encoded by the coding sequence ATGAAAAAGGTACTATTCATATTAGCAGGAGTTTTGATTGGACATTTTGCCCAAGCTCAAAACTTAATTACCCATTATTCTTACCAGTTAAATTGGTTTAACATAAACCCAGGATTTGCTGCAATTGAACCAGGATTAACTGCTGTGGTTAATCCTCATACCCAATGGGTAGGAATGGATGGAAATCCAACTAACTCCATGTTTGGATTATACGGTCAGTATGGCGACAACATGGGCCTTGGAGCAAAAATCATCGTGGATAAGCGTGGATATTTCTCTAACTTTTCAGCAGAGGGAGTTTATGCCTACACCGCAAAAATAGATGAGCAGTCTAGTCTTAATTTTGGAATAAGCATGGGGCTTTACCAAACGCGATTGAATACGCAGGATTTAATCAATGACCAGTATACAGATGCGTCGGATCCTACGGTAACCACATTGTATTTCGATGAATCTCAATTTCTTTCCGGATTTGGGATGGTTTATCAGAACAAGGAGCTAACCCTTGGTGTAAGTGCACCACATCTAATTGTTACGGGAAGACCAATTTCTGATCATTTGTTTTTTATTGCTGGTTACAAATTTGATGTACCAGAAAGTAAATTGAAAATTGCTCCTAGCATTGTACACCAAAACATTACTAGAAGTCCTTCAATTACCGACTTAGGTATTGCATTTGAATGGGACCAAAAAGCATGGTTTAAGTTTGTTCAAAGAACAAATAGAACCAGTGTTTTCGCTATGGGTTTTAATGTTAATCAGTTTAGATTTTCCTATGCATACTCTTTGGCCTCCAGAGCTATGTCCGGGGCAAGTTCAGGTTCCCATGAATTGGGTATTATTATGAATTTCAGCGCTTTCAATTTTCAGACGAACACTGTAGATTAA